The Salvia miltiorrhiza cultivar Shanhuang (shh) chromosome 1, IMPLAD_Smil_shh, whole genome shotgun sequence genome has a window encoding:
- the LOC130988676 gene encoding galacturonokinase, producing MGATCWPREPELNAIRTKVAAMSGSDANEVRIVVSPYRICPLGAHIDHQGGTVSAMTIDKGIILGFVPSSDCQVRLQSGQFKGEVKFRVDEEQLPVNASELKNSGRVKDSIAQEECTWGNYARGAIYALQKKGNHLKQGIVGFIRGEEGLDSSGLSSSAAVGVHLFFSHANLCYLLS from the exons ATGGGCGCAACGTGTTGGCCTCGTGAGCCCGAG TTGAATGCAATCAGAACAAAGGTTGCTGCAATGTCTGGAAGTGATGCCAACGAGGTCAGGATTGTCGTATCCCCATATAGGATTTGTCCACTGGGAGCTCATATTGACCATCAG GGTGGGACTGTTTCAGCGATGACAATCGACAAGGGTATAATTCTTGGATTTGTTCCGTCCAGTGATTGTCAG GTTCGTCTACAATCTGGACAGTTCAAAGGTGAAgttaagttcag GGTAGATGAAGAGCAACTGCCTGTAAATGCTTCCGAATTAAAAAATTCAGGCCGTGTGAAGGATTCTATTGCACAGGAGGAGTGTACCTGGGGAAATTATGCcagaggagcaatatatgcattACAGAAAAAAGGGAACCATCTAAAGCAG GGCATTGTCGGATTCATCCGTGGTGAGGAGGGGCTAGACAGTTCAGGGCTTAGCTCTTCAGCAGCTGTAGGTGTACATCTCTTCTTCTCCCATGCAAATTTATGTTATCTGCTGAGCTGA